gtagtttttttttaattctgaaaTATTTTAATAACATATAATTTTTATGGTaatccataaaaaaaattattacctACTTTTGAGAGAGAGAATAAAAACAGAAGAAATCGTTACAAGTCTCAACCAAATAAATGATGCGGAATGGCGAATTAAGCAGTCGCATTAAAACCATCCTCTTCAAATCATAACAGCCCCCGCATTCAAAATCCTATGCGGGCCCTACGTTTTCCTCTTGCGGAATCCAACCCCACTAACTAGTTGTTTCTCATGTAACCACCCGAATTATATTCTTTTTATCTGGACGTCCaaagtaaatatatatatatataggagggTAAAAAATgatattgtatttttttaaaaaaattgttcaaGTGTATTTCTTCGTAAATGGCTGTTCACGTAGTGACCGTGTTTATGAACTAAAACATCAGGGAGAATCTCGTAATTATAAAAGTACAAGGGTAATTTGTCCGAAAGTAACTAGACATCAACATTTGTTATAAAAATTGAAACTATGAGGGTTAATATGAAACTTTGTGTAAATCTAAATTCTGAAATATAATTATTTGGTTAATGAGTTTTGATTTAACTCCGATCTCCCTTCTCCTTCCCTCGTCGCCCCTCTCTGTGACGCCACCTCGACTTCCGCCTCCGAGCTCAAGCAGCTCCGTGATCATTCCACGGTATCAGTGGCGAATGGTCTCCGAGCACCCATCTTTTGCTCGATCTTGTCTCCCGCGATCCTCTCTGGATCCATCGTCGCGTCGCACCGTAAATGCCGGAAGATTCTGTTCCGTTAGAGGTGCGAAAGCTAGGGTTTGATGGGAGTATCATTAGGTGCGTCTGAGCTTGATGGTTGAGAGAATGGTGAAGCAGTTAAATCTCCAGGGTGTCAAGAGGGTATCGCCGCTCTGCATGCCCTTGCTCGACCCCAAAAGGTGGCTCCGGACCGCCAGGTTTTACCGGAAAAAGAGGGCGGTCTCGCGCTCGGTTTTATGTGGCGCGATGCTTTTTAGCCTCGGCCTTGTTTCTCTGTTCACCGGTCAGATTGCCGCCGACCTCGAGTGGTCACGGATCCGGGCACGGTGGCGAACCAAAAGGGTAAAgtaataaaatgattttaaaaaagtttCCTTCGGTTTTGGCTATGCGTTCCTAATGCTCTTTTTGCCTGTTTTCTTTTTACTCTACGGTGCTTTTGCTTTCCATTTGTCATGTAGTATGAATAGTTACTCGTTTAACCTTTCCTTGCAGAACGCAGAATTATTAATCTTCATTCTTTACCGCTTTAAAACAAAATTTCGTCTATTACAGAAAGGAAACGGAGTGGTGTATTTTTCTCAAAGCAGCTAATTATTCATCCAACAAGACGAATAACaccagaataataataataaaaaaactcaCTGTGTTTGATTGACATGGGATTTCTGTTGGTACCATGAGACTTTTTCCATTTGCAGGTCGGATACAGGGAGCCAAGAAATATATGGAAATCAGAACTCAGTAATCTCTATTATGGTTGTAGCAAAGGAAGCCCCCATCTTAGAGGTAAGTTCTTCACACCGTTACTATCAGTTATATGTCAAATTTTCCTCTTTGTACTTGGAGATTTTCTCTCATTTCCTTAGCTGAGCTTACttataaaatattaaactttACAAGATGTATTTAGTATAAGTCCTGTATTGCTTTTGTTATTAAGTAACTTTAGCTGATTTGAAGCTTAAGCTTATGAGTAACTTATCAATGAATTACAAATACCCCAAACACACTCCTCAAACTATTGCAGAAACTCTCACATTCTTATAAGTTCAAAATACATGTGTATTGCCAAGTTTACCACCCAGGATGTATTGCCACAAAGCAGAGAGAGCTAATCGAGCATCAAAGGTGAGGGTACGTCTTGGATAGTGTTCAAGTGCATGATCGTGGAATCTCAAAGTGGTAACCACCATCTTGTTGCTTCTAGTAAACTGCTCAAAAGATATCACCAGTAGCAAATTTGGATGCGGCCTAGAGGGTGACAACAATTTATTTTTAGGCGATATGAGCATGGTAGGTATGTCTAGAGACAAGTAATTTGTCAACTTAGTGTCCATGGTAACTGATGCATGTTGGCACTCTTCTTGTTGATGCGTCTAGATAGCTGGCACAAATGGTGATGTCTTACTCTGAAGGTGTTGCTAGAAGGGTCCACTTTGTGACATTGGGCAAAGGCAAAATGGAGACTAGGATTGTTATTTCAAGATTGAGATTAAGGAGAATAAGGATGCAAAGAAGAGATGGATGGTGGATTTCAAAGGAAGCCTTAACAAGAGCTGGGTAGAGACAAAGCTATGAGCGGATGCATCCTAGGGTGCTGTTGGATGAGGGGGAGGCTATCGGTCTCCTTGTGAGAGGCATACTACTTTGGAAACTGTAAAAGTAGTTGTAATACCATATATAATTTAAGGAAAATATTATGTTACATGAAGTTTTAACCTTGTTGCTTTTTTCCATATATAATTTAAGGAAAATATTATGTTACATGAAGTTTTAACCTTGTTGCTTTTTGCTCCTACTTTGAACGGGAATAGTTTCACATAAAATGTGGTTTAGGGACACCTCATGgtcaagacaaaaaaaaaaaaaagtttgctaGCTCTAATGGACTGTGATcttgttaaaattatttatgattcCTTGTTTGTCAGAGGTTTCTTGAATGGAATGGATAAATTTTGACATTTAATTGCAATGAGATTTCTCTTCCTAAAAAATTTCAATTCTGAAATTTACAAGGGTAAGACAATGCTTTTCTTCAGAATACAAGGATGACCATCTTAGTCTACatgattttgtatttttttatacATAAATGGTAATCTAAAGCCTTTATTCTATCAGATATTTTGTATGTGGTGTTTCAGTAAATCTGTGCATTTGGCTGTGGCTATGCTTATGCATCTGTTTACCATTGTATTCCTTTTCAGACATTGAATAGCAACTGTATCTTTATTTAGTCTTTCTGTGTAATTTAGCTGCAATTCAAGAGAGCAAATCCAATGGCTACCTACTAATTGCAACTAGCGGAGGACTAAATCAACAGAGAACAGGGGTAACCCTCTTTTTCTTTACCTGCATTCTTTCCATTTGTTGTCACCATGACGTGGTTTGTCTTGGCTTGTCAGGCATTATTTAGAAGTAAAACTTTAATATGTTAGGCTTGCATGTGACCTTCCATCTGGTTTCATTTCTTTCTATTTGAAAAGAAAAGTGATGAACATCTTCAGAATTGACACTTCATGCTTGTTCCATCACCAATGCTGCAATCTCCCATAAAAAAGCTTGATTCTATTGGTTCAACAGAGTGAAATATTTTATTATCCCTCACCCACCATGTTTTTTATGCTTAGTAGAGGTTGATAGTAAATTGAACTTCTGAGAATGATTGCATTTGAATGTACATTTACATTCTTCTATGGAAAGAATGGTTAACATTTGTTTTCATGTCACTTGCCAAATGAATAGATAACAGATGCTGTTGTTGTAGCCTGGATTTTGAATGCCACATTGGTTGTTCCTGAACTTGATCATCATTCTTTTTGGAAAGATGAGAGGTGGGTTGGCAAAATGGCTGAATTATGAGTTGTATTTCTAAATACATACATCATTGCCTTTAATGAGATCATTTTCATTATTTGCAGTGATTTTGTTGATATTTTTGATGTTGACTGGTTCATTTCCTCCCTTTCAAAAGATGTCACTATTATAAAAAGAATATCAGACAAAGTAATGAGGTCAATGGAAAAACCTCCATACACTATGCGCCCTCCGAGAAAATCTTCTGCTGAATATTATCTCGATCAGGTGTTGCCGATACTCTTGCGGAGACGTGTAAGTATAGCATTTTTATTTCGGTTTACCTGCTAAAATTCTTTATATTCACTATGTTCTATAAGCTTCTGGTTTATTCATTCATTGACTATATGTGCCTAACATGTGGAAGTCATCCATGTTCAGTAATTAGTATTGCCACATGCTCATTATGTGACCCTTGTGTGCTTAGTATACTACAATAGCAAGTTGAGTCCTAACTATTTGCTGTCAAGTTCGCGGATCTTAACTGTCATTTAGCTCTTAGATCATATATTTATGTAATATTCCTGCCATGTGTGCTTAATGCAGCATATATTTATGTATAGAAGAGGTAATTACTCTTCTTGGATTGAATACAATCAAATTGGTATCTTTAGTGCAATTACTTGTCATATCAATCCTTGCTACTGAAACATGTAGCTCTGCATTGTGTACTGCGTAGCATAAGTCAGCATCTCTTGTTATCTTAGTACATGCTAGTGTGAGATTATTACAACCAGAATATGATGGTTAAGTACCGTTGCCTGTGTGACAGTTTTGAAGAAGCCTTCATTGTGGGTTTGTAGATGAATATCAAGTGCAGTTTCTGTGCTTCAGAGTTTTATTACTTAGGATTGAATTCTATGTGCCTTTTCAATCAGAGAGTAATGATTAGGACCTATAATCTGTTTTATTGCTAATGAATTGTGGCTCAATTTTAGAAGCTTGAGATGGCCATGACATTATATTGGAGAAATGGAGAAGCTCAAATGATGCATTGAGTTACTATATTTGGATCTTAATCTTTTTGGagtcaattaaacttttgttCTTTAGGCATTATTACTATCTGCAAAGCATAAAATTTACTAAGCAtgatttaatttatcaaatggagATTTTGTGTAGTGAGAatccttataaaaaattatagaagctttgaattaaaaattcatttaGTGTTAAGAGTTTAGTTATTTTGGCATATAACACCTTCAGTAACAAGGATCTATCCCCTTGCAATTCAAGACTGAGTAGTAACAATTGCCAATTCAATTGCATCATTGCATGTCCTTGAcatgtggatttatgatgattAGGCACTATCTAACTAGAGATCAAATGAGAGATATTGTAGGTCCTTGATTACTAGGCATGCTATCTTTAAGGGGAGATTACAAAGTTCCAACTTTATGCTAAAGTAGCACTTTTGGTCGATCTGGTGATCCACCCAACTTTATTCGTAGACCATCAATGATGCAATTTAAAATTGGGGATACAATTTAGGACTTGTTTTTAAAATTCACGGgtcttaaatttttaaaaattgtttgaattttttactggaggaaagttttacaaaatgacGGCTAGACCCGCaatgttatatgaagctgaatatTGAACTATGATGCAAGcatatgagcagaagatgagagttacagagatgTGGATGTTAAAGTGGATGTGCGGACATACAAGGATCgacataataagaaatgaaaatattagagaaaaAGTTGAGGGTGCACCTATTGAGTGAAACTCCAGGTGACATATTTAAGATGATATGGACATATATCTGACCACCAATAGATGCTCCAAGtgggcgatgtgaaactataacaaatgcCCATATCAAACAAGAAAAAGGACGACCAAACAAGTCttggttaacaataataaaataagataaaatttatttaaatataaatgataatatagAAGGGGATAGAGTCCAATGGcgtagaaggatccatatagttgaccccatctagtgggataaaacttggttgttcttgttgtttgaatttttaaaaagtttgttATATTTATTAaggtaagtttaaaaaaaattattaaggaGAATTGGTCTTTATTTTTGGGTTTATAGAAGGGGTTTAGATCACTTTGTTTAGTTTATTAtttgattatataattttttCCCTCTATGAAATTGTGGGAGGTTATTTCTGATGGTACATCAATGCATCTATGCATACGAGTTGACAGAGAGATTCATACCAAAGAGTTTCTATTATTGCTACGGGACATCACTACTATTGGGATTTAGAGTTTTACACAATATTTTTTGGCTTTCAGATTGTTATATATTTACTATTCTGTACCTATATTCATGAGATATTTGTAGTAGTTATATGATATTTTTGAGAATATATTTGTGAATGTTGTCTAGCATTTTTGTGGCATAGTTCAATAGCCGATGCAAGGGGTGCGCTGATGGAGTTGTGCACAATCGAGAAATGCTGACTCGAGTTGTCACATTATATTTCTGAGGGCATGTAACTTCATTTATCTGAATTGCATCATTGGGTTAGCCAGCATTGTTATATCTTATGTACTCTGCATTATATGTATTACTTATAATCATGTGTGAAATATTATATATGAAATTATGAATTATTTAGGATAATTGATTTTATTGTTATGTGATAGATgtaagattatatatattttgattgctcaatttgatatattatatggcAGGTGTAAACTCATGATTTTGCCACATGAGATGATATATTTTTGTATAcaatttttttctgaaaaaatatGAAGCACTATGCACTCGCATGACGCATAATTGAACCTATATCTGATTACTAGAGCCAGAAAGGAGTTTCCATTACACTAGTTTGTTAACTACAGTTTGGAATCCTATCGTTTACTCCATAAGTCCACAGCGTGAGTTAATGTAGATGTGGCATAATTTTCACATTTTATCAAATTTGTTCATCAACTCTTATTAATTTGCCTGCGGTGAGTAATATTACTGGGTAGTTACACAAGGATGTTCACCATACAGCCTAGGCACATGCTTTCTGTGCAATGCCATTTCATGCATATCTATTGCACATCATGCAATCTATACTTCATATTTGTTCAGTTTACTTTTTCTCATTCTATAGTAATTCATTTTAGTACCTATGGAAATGGTTGGAAGGTTTAATCTGGTCACAAATTTAAGAACATTATGATAGTAACAATATTTATTGTCTTATCATTTTTATTGATGTATAGGTCAGGTATTTATATGAAATAATGGGGACTTGAAAAGTTGTGGAATATCTAGGAAGTTTACCCACATTTTTTTTCAATGTATTTATGATTAGATGGACTAATTTACTTTTCCATTATTTTTAATTAGTTGAGAAATTGCAGGCTGTGCAGTTGACGAAGTTTGATTACAGGCTAACAAACACACTTGATGAGGAACTCCAAAAGTTACGCTGTCGTGTAAACTATCATGCGCTGAGATATACAAAGCCTATTGTACTACTTGGTCAGAAGCTGGTCAAGAAAATGCAAGCAATGAGCTCTCATTATATTGCTGTCCATTTGAGGTATCTTATGCATAGCAAACTATTTGGTGTCCAGATTTGGCTTTGGTTCCATGACTGTTTTCTtgaatttcttttgtatttttagaACGCTAACATCCCGTTGGTTATATATTTGTCTCATTGTCAAAATTTACATTTTGGAGTTAATATGAAAAATTAAGTTGAAATATCACTCCTCATTTAGGGTtgatataattttataattgacAACTTTCTTGCgagaaataaatttttattttattgctGTTTCATGTTTTATCTTGGTGTCAAATCTGATGAAAAAAATCTGACTTATCTGCACATTTTGTTTTCCATGTTGACATATTTTGatgttattttaaataaaaataattcacAACCAATGAACTCAATTGAAATGAATTGACCAATCATCATAAATGAATCTCCACTTTAGATGAACTGTATGCATTAGTTAATGACTTTTGACTTAATTTTAGAATGCAGGAACATCTTTAATTGTATTCACTTAGAGATTTATTTCACTTCATGCTTCAGCTTACAGCTTTTTTTGTATTCCATGTAAAGTTTCATTTTCTCATTTCACTTAAAATGTTGATTATTAGTTATCCTGGCGTACTCATAAAAGAACAAGAAACTAGTTGGCATTTTGAACTCTGGTTTTGACCAAAAAAAAGTCCTTTAACGATGTTTAGTAAAGAAACCTTTTGAAATTCACTTTTTGGTTGTTTATTTCTTGAAATCGTTATATTGGTTAAAACTGCAGATTTGAAGCTGATATGCTTGCATTTTCTGGCTGTTACTATGGCGGCGGAGAAAAAGAACGCGATGAACTAGGTGAAATTAGGAAGCGATGGGAAACCTTACCTGTGAGaatctctcttttatttccttattccttttcattttcaacgaTAATGGAATTTAACTCCCTGAGGAGGATTTCACAACTTATtacaaaacaacaaaaaaaaaaaagaataacgtTGTCAATGTTAGAAAATTTCAACTTAGTACAACTCAGACTTTGAGTCTTCTATTGAGGATTGGGTTGACCAATCCAATACAAGTATAACCAACCTGAAACACACTTAAGCTAGGTGTAAGAATGCTTTGGAAACTACGTTTTGAGGGTTGAAATTTGGAGTTTTGCTCGTGTATATCCAAAATTCTTTTACTTAAGACATTGAATTCCCAAAACAATTTTCCATTGCAGGTGGAAGAATGCATTTGAGAAGCTGCTATCTCAGAGAAGTTTTAAAGGAGTTTCAAAAGTTATTAATGAACTATtcaatgaattaaaaaaattattctttattTAATATCATAAGAATAAATTATtggaataatatttaaataattaaataaagtcatttgatttgtttaatcattaaaatttattaaataggCAATTAGCACAACACATATACAAGTACATTAAAACTATTGTTTTTTAAATATATGTTATAAAACTTTAAGTATTGTATTAattgttgattttttaaaataaatgagtGTACTAAACATTATAACGTATAAAGTAAATTCTATTACTAGCTAATAAATTAACAATCTCTATTATTTAAgtacaaataaaaattatataataatatattttacaattaaaatagcaatataataataatttacttACTAAGTTATTTATGTTTGCATTttcatgataaaataaaaatcatgagatgcaattatataatttattgtacatttcaattaataatatctttattttaattaattattgcaTCATTGTACTATTCCTCGAAGTCAAAGGTGTTGTTTAAGTCCACTTTTGCAAATATTATGGTTTAAGAAGCAAATTTAAGTTGTAGGTTATCAATATTGAAATTACTTTTGCACCAAGTGCTTTATTACAATGTGCATTTTCTAAGTCCACTTTTGAAATGTAAATGCAGTGTCATAGACAGCCCTAGTATCTTATTTCTTTCTATCCACTTCAAaatatatttagaaaattttaaagataatctATTGTCTTTAATGAAAATATAATGTATGAATTAGATTTCCTAACAGCACAAGTTTTGGGTTCAAATTCTACCcgctttaagaaaaaaaaatctcattaaTTCCTGTGCTGGGTTTGAGTTCATCAAATGGATTTTAAATTTTGCTCTATGTCATTCAACAAAAATGGAATTTTTTATTCTGATCATTGGCTGGTCCCATGTCTAAGACCACTAGCACACAAGTGGATTCTTTGTCACAAGTTCATTTGTGAGCTCATCCTTCTTCTGAGAGTGAGCTGCCAGCTCATCCTTCATTTGTGAATGAGCAATGAACTCACTGTTACTCCATTTGTTGCGAGCTCACCTTTGTTGTGAGTTTTTCCTTTGCTAAGTTGGTGACACTAGCCCTAGCTCTTGTTCTATAGCTGCAAACTCATTCTGTCTATTCCATAGTCACATGAGCGAGACTTGTGAGAGTTTCCACCCTACCTCAATTAAGAAAGTTCCTAAAATTTCCTCATTACTCCTGACAAGGAGAATATGATCATGCTTCACCATGAGGATATCAAAGATGCAACACTGGTGTGATCATTTAGGCATTGTATTTATTCTTAAGTTGAAACAGAAATCTCAGTCTACTTTAATAGTTTTCCTTTGAACATTGTGAACTATCCAACTgtatgttctttgtttttttagaGAAAAGGTAGAATGTTCATGTCttgttattttttaatattttatcctAATAAACTGTGAATGTATTTGCCTCTGTTGATCTATATACTTCGTAAATGATAGGGCTGTCTATATTTACTAATTCCATAGTCTAAACTGAGACTTCTGCAGGATTTGACCATGGATGGTGAGCCAAGCAGAGGAAAATGTCCCCTGACTCCACATGAAGTAGGTTTAATGTTAAGGGCTCTTGGCTTTGCAAATGACACCTATCTTTATGTAGCTTCAGGAGAAATATATGGTGGAGAAGAGACATTGCAACCTCTTAAAGACTTATTTCCCCATTTTTATACAAAGGAAATGCTTGCGGGAGAAGATTTGCAGCCCTTCCTTCCATTTTCTTCTCGTCTTGCTGCTATTGACTATATTGTTTGCGATGAAAGTGATGTGCTTGCCACAAATAACAATGGAAATATGGCTAAAATCCTCGCTGGTCACCGGTAAGCCTAGTTACATGCTGAACAATTGTGTTCTCCCTTGTCATTTGCTTCTCTAATTTCTTGCTTAAGACTTGCTTTTGATATAAACCTGACAATGTTAGTTGAACTCATTTTCACTTGTATTCTTGGTAGCTAATGCCACTTCTATGTCAAGTTGATATTTTAGCATGGTACCTTTCTGTTCCTTGTGATTTAAGTTTACCAAAACAATTCTGCTCCTTGTGGATATCTGTTCATCTTTGTTAGACAAAATTGAAATATCAGTTGTCTAGTATTTATTCACCGGTAACAAATAGAAACTGCAATGCTTTAGGCATCTTATTTATCTCTCTATTATCATTGTTTTCCctgttaaaatataaataaacgtTCTGCTTATTCtgactttaattaaaattctcagTTTTGCTATTTCCTCCCGAATTGGTTGCGTTCTTATGCTTTACCTTAAATACCTCTCTTCTATGTTCAAGCTTTTCTTTACCATCGTATGTGGTATCCTCTAATTTAACTGTGAGTGAGGCACTACGAATGCTGAATTAGCACTTGCACTCCGTATTTACAGGAGGTATGTAGGACACAAGAGAACCATACGGCCGAATACCAAGAAATTAAGCTCTTTATTTAAAGCACGGAATGAGATGGGGTGGGAGTTGTTCTCCAAGAAGGTGAAGTTAGCCCAGAGAGGATTCATGGGGGAGCCAGACGAGATGAGGCCAGGACGCGGCGACTTCCATGAGTTTCCAACTTCATGTATTTGTCAGAAACCTGATAAGCTCGAACTAGCTGGGTTCCGAGAGAAACCTGGAATCAACAAAACTTTGCGAAAAACAACAGTGTTTGATGTGGATAAAAGTGGAGCCAAACATCAGGGTATCTTAAACCACATCAAGTATCCCCATATTCTCATCCCATGAATTGACAGTTCCAGTAGCCATCTTGTTTCTTGTCGATGGCATCCTCCTGGCTGAACCAGTGCTAGAGAGTATGAAACTATTTATTTTGGGTAATGCTGGCAAAATACTTGTCCATGCTCAAGCTATTAGTCGAGTGGATGAATGAGTCATTTTAGCGTTAATGATATTGTAACCAACCCATGATGGTAGGCAATTGTTGCGCCGTCAGTAGCTGTCTACTGCATCAAAGCGATGTGTAGGTTAGCGTCTTTTCTTGTAAGTTCTGACGACTGTAAATTATTCAATTTTGTTCAGTTTAAATTCGACCGCTTTTTGTTGTCTGCTTTCTGCTAATCGATGTATATAGATTATTATGTATGGtttcgtgttttttttttatatatatattttaatacaaTTTATTGTTACATTTCATGCTCTTCTTGCTACTTTAATTGTATTTGATTA
This region of Zingiber officinale cultivar Zhangliang chromosome 9A, Zo_v1.1, whole genome shotgun sequence genomic DNA includes:
- the LOC122021186 gene encoding O-fucosyltransferase 29-like; translation: MVERMVKQLNLQGVKRVSPLCMPLLDPKRWLRTARFYRKKRAVSRSVLCGAMLFSLGLVSLFTGQIAADLEWSRIRARWRTKRVGYREPRNIWKSELSNLYYGCSKGSPHLRAAIQESKSNGYLLIATSGGLNQQRTGITDAVVVAWILNATLVVPELDHHSFWKDESDFVDIFDVDWFISSLSKDVTIIKRISDKVMRSMEKPPYTMRPPRKSSAEYYLDQVLPILLRRRAVQLTKFDYRLTNTLDEELQKLRCRVNYHALRYTKPIVLLGQKLVKKMQAMSSHYIAVHLRFEADMLAFSGCYYGGGEKERDELGEIRKRWETLPDLTMDGEPSRGKCPLTPHEVGLMLRALGFANDTYLYVASGEIYGGEETLQPLKDLFPHFYTKEMLAGEDLQPFLPFSSRLAAIDYIVCDESDVLATNNNGNMAKILAGHRRYVGHKRTIRPNTKKLSSLFKARNEMGWELFSKKVKLAQRGFMGEPDEMRPGRGDFHEFPTSCICQKPDKLELAGFREKPGINKTLRKTTVFDVDKSGAKHQGILNHIKYPHILIP